A genomic window from Pagrus major chromosome 23, Pma_NU_1.0 includes:
- the ints1 gene encoding integrator complex subunit 1 isoform X1 — protein MNRPKPTTLRRPSAAKPSGHPPPGDFIALGSKSQGGEPKAPAVLLKPASTGLPADRKRETSSALPSSSGLSSLAKRPKLSTTPPVSALGRLADVAAVDKRAISPSIKEPSVVPIEVSPAVLLDEIEAAESEGNDDRIEGLLCGAVKQLKMNRAKPDITLYLSLMFLAKIKPNVFATEGIIEALCSLLRRDASINFKAKGNSLVSVLACNLLMAAYEEDENWPEIFVKVYIEDSLGERIWVDSSHCKNFVDNIQTAFGTKMPPKSMLLQADTGRTGGDLSAGSSPHPSTPDEDDSQTELLIAEEKLSPEDEGQVMPRYEELAESVEDYVLDVLRDQLNRRQPMDNVSRNLLRLLTATCGYKEARLMAVQRLEMWLQNPKLTRPAQDLLMSLCMNCNSHGADDMEVISNLIKIRLKPKVLLNHYMLCVRELLNAHRDNLATMVKLVIFNELSNARNPNNMQVLHTVLQHSPEQAPKFLAMVFQDLLTNKDDYLRASRALLREIIKQTKHEINFQSFCFGLMQERKESSYVDMEFKERFVIQVTDLLTVSMMLGITAQVKEAGIAWDKGEKKNLEGLRSFQNQIAAIQRDAVWWLHTVVPTISKVGAKDYVHCLHKVLFTEQPETYYKWDNWPPESDRNFFLRLCSEVPLLEDTLMRILVIGLSRDLPLGPADAMELADHLVKRAAGVQSDDLEVLKVERIQLIDAVLNLCTYHHPENIQLPAGYQPPNLAISTLYWKAWLLLLVVAAFNPQKIGLAAWDGYPTLKMLMEMVMTNNYTYPPCTVADEDTKTEMINRELQISQREKQEILAFESHLAAASTKQTITESNSLLLSQLTSLDPQGPPRRPPPQVQEQVKSLNQSLRLGHLLCRSRNPDFLLNIIQRQASSQSMPWLADLVQSSEGSLDVLPVQCLCEFLLHDAADDSLPIEDDDEGESKEQKAKKRQRQQKQRQLLGRLQDLLLGPKADEQTTCEVLDYFLRRLSSSQVASRVLAMKGLSLVLSEGGLKDGEERDQPMEEDSADAELLPGYQWLLQDLPKLPLFDSVRGMTSTALQQAIHMETDPQTISAYLIYLSQHAPVEEQASHNDLALDVARLIVERSTIMNSLFCKHSCRPESDAVLSAFLTIFSTYIRRMRKTKEGEDLYSWSESQDQVFLRWTTGETATMHILVVHAMVILLTLGPPKGESDFYNLLDIWFPDKKPLPTAFLVDTSEEALLLPDWLKLRMIRSEVARLVDAALQDLEPQQLLLFVQSFGIPVSSMSKLLQYLDQAVSHDPQSLEENIMDKHYMAHLVEVQHERGATGGHTFHSLLSSSLPPDRDSAETSKAKVTVETPHSSVKMRAASQLPAVGPDDDLTGMLLQIFPLKVDPRWPGPPPSQLSLALQQALAKELMRAKQGQIQQGGLAFRLLQAIAALLTSAHAGPIIMSMHRSHALSCPLMRQLHLYQRLVSQDMAFSSLFLKVIVEMLIWLDNPPVEAGPLKTLLRSFAGQNSQKLRHNDVRTGFLHLAEALAYHRDTEVPLRAIIAMLKAGDRCNAEPELIGKVLQGLMEVRSPYLEELLSLLMTVGTQNGTAGPVATVISLLLQESEERAVKKEVDSNNSSEVTKSGLNSGLLVDWLEHLDPEVTSVCPDLQQKLLFALNKARGTPAYRPYLLALLTHQSNWSTLLQCISALLNKRRDYKLDPSSALDFLWACSHIPRIWQGRDQKISQKKTEKFVLRLSSEELISLVDLILSESELNSRDSPHDDKSSLDQASCSLIQSRLPLLHSYCNGALENIKKVSEYLINCTKKWEDSAMSKRCQNLLLQIYLHFPEVIQHITLPEGTFRSGGAAYGSSCKLDVLVHRLVTLLADIGDSKSTESRVSDANLACRKMAVSHPVLLLRHLPMIAGLLHGRMHLNMQEFRQQNHMTFFSNVLAILELLQPLVFHSDHQRALQDCLLSFMKVLQNFQRTRSPLVFINKFLQFTQKYITHDAAAAIPYLQKHSYILQVLCAENPDLVQLKSLLAGLTLPVKSSSAEVDADEREDDVATGSLPLVNISASVSLSAADMTMYLKKMSRGEAVEDVLEVLTEVDDKSRRSPEIIQYFINDLQRLMASSEELCRNMAFSLALRCIQNNPCLATDFLPTFMYCMGSGNFDVVQTALRNLPEYVLLCQEHADILLHKAFLVGIYGQIDTSSMIAESMKVLHMEAT, from the exons ATGAATCGCCCAAAGCCTACAACTCTCAGGCGCCCCAGTGCTGCAAAACCATCAG GTCACCCTCCACCAGGAGATTTCATTGCTCTCGGGTCAAAGAGCCAGGGTGGAGAGCCCAAAGCCCCCGCTGTCCTCCTGAAGCCAGCATCCACAGGTTTACCTGCTGACCGTAAGAGAGAGACTTCCTCTGCACTGCCCTCCTCATCTGGTCTGTCCAGCCTCGCCAAGCGGCCCAAACTATCCACCACCCCTCCTGTCAGTGCTCTGGGACGACTCGCTGATGTTGCAGCCGTGGACAAGAGGGCAATATCACCCTCAATAAAGGAGCCATCAGTGGTGCCTATTGAAG TGTCACCGGCAGTGCTGCTGGATGAGATCGAAGCTGCAGAGTCTGAAGGAAATGATGATCGCATCGAGGGACTGCTGTGTGGAGCAGTGAAACAACTCAAGATGAACCGAGCCAAGCCCGACATAACGCTGTACCTCAGCCTCATGTTCCTGGCCAAAATCAAGCCCAATGTTTTTGCAACTGAAGGAATTATTGAG GCCTTGTGCAGCCTCTTGCGTCGAGATGCTTCCATCAACTTTAAAGCAAAGGGGAACAGCCTCGTGTCTGTTCTCGCTTGCAATCTGCTGATGGCAGCCTACGAGGAGGACGAGAACTGGCCAGAGATCTTCGTTAAA GTGTACATCGAGGACTCTCTCGGAGAAAGAATCTGGGTGGACAGTTCTCATTGCAAAAATTTCGTTGACAACATCCAGACTGCTTTTGGGACAAAGATGCCACCTAAGAGCATGCTGCTGCAGGCCGACACTGGTCGCACTGGTGGAGATCTGAGTGCAG GTAGCAGCCCTCATCCTTCAACCCCGGACGAGGACGACAGCCAGACTGAATTGCTGATAGCTGAGGAGAAACTGAGCCCTGAGGATGAAGGGCAGGTCATGCCGAG GTATGAAGAACTGGCAGAGAGCGTGGAGGACTACGTGCTCGATGTCCTCAGAGATCAGCTGAACCGCAGGCAGCCGATGGACAACGTGTCCCGAAACTTACTGCGTCTGCTCACGGCTACGTGTGGCTACAAAGAGGCTCGACTCATGGCTGTGCAGAGGCTGGAGATGTGGCTCCAGAACCCGAAG CTGACTCGACCAGCTCAAGACCTCCTCATGTCTCTGTGCATGAACTGCAACTCCCACGGGGCAGACGACATGGAGGTGATCTCCAACCTGATCAAGATCCGACTCAAACCCAAAGTCCTCCTCAACCACTACATGCTGTGTGTCAG GGAGCTGCTCAATGCACACAGAGACAACCTGGCCACTATGGTGAAGCTGGTGATATTCAATGAGCTGTCCAATGCCAGGAATCCTAACAACATGCAAGTCCTgcacacagtgctgcagcacagcCCAGAGCAGGCGCCAAAG TTCTTGGCGATGGTGTTCCAGGACCTGCTGACCAATAAGGACGATTACCTCCGAGCCTCCCGAGCTTTGCTGAGAGAAATCATCAAACAGACCAAGCATGAGATTAACTTCCAGTCCTTCTGCTTCGGGTTAATGCAGGAGAGAAAGGAGTCCAGCTATGTTGACATGGAGTTCAAA GAGCGTTTTGTCATCCAGGTGACAGATTTGCTGACGGTCTCCATGATGTTGGGCATCACCGCTCAGGTCAAAGAAGCTGGCATTGCGTGGGataaaggagagaagaaga ATCTGGAGGGCCTGAGGTCGTTTCAGAACCAGATAGCTGCGATCCAGAGAGACGCTGTGTGGTGGCTTCACACCGTCGTTCCTACCATCAGCAAAGTTGGGGCAAAGGACTACGTTCACTG CCTTCACAAAGTGCTTTTCACCGAGCAACCGGAGACGTATTACAAGTGGGACAACTGGCCTCCAGAGAGCGACAGGAA TTTCTTCCTCCGCCTCTGCTCCGAGGTGCCTCTGTTGGAGGACACACTGATGCGCATTCTGGTCATCGGGCTGTCGCGTGATCTGCCGCTGGGCCCTGCCGATGCCATGGAGCTCGCGGATCACCTGGTTAAAAGGGCTGCTGGAGTTCAGTCTGACG atcTGGAGGTCCTGAAAGTGGAAAGGATCCAACTCATTGACGCGGTCCTCAATCTGTGTACATACCACCACCCAGAGAACATTCAGCTGCCTGCAGG GTACCAACCACCAAATTTGGCGATATCCACACTGTACTGGAAGgcatggctgctgctgcttgtggTGGCTGCGTTTAATCCACAGAAAATAG GTTTGGCTGCCTGGGATGGCTATCCTACTCTGAAAATGCTCATGGAGATGGTCATGACAAA TAACTATACCTACCCTCCGTGCACCGTTGCGGatgaagacacaaagacagagatgaTCAACAGGGAGCTGCAGATCtcccagagagagaaacaagagaTCCTGGCCTTTGAGAGCCACTTGGCAGCAGCCTCCACTAAACAGACCATCACAGAGAGCAACAGCTTGTTGTTGTCTCAGCTGACCAGCCTGGATCCACA gggTCCtcctcgtcgtcctcctcctcaggtccaGGAGCAGGTAAAAAGCCTCAACCAGTCTCTGCGTCTGGGACACCTCCTCTGCCGCAGCCGCAACCCAGACTTCCTCCTCAACATCATCCAGAGACAG GCTTCCTCTCAGTCCATGCCGTGGTTGGCTGATTTGGTCCAGTCCAGTGAAGGGTCCCTGGATGTGCTGCCAGTGCAGTGCCTGTGTGAATTCCTCCTGCATGATGCCGCAGACGACAGTCTGCCGATAGAGGATGACGACGAGGGAGAGAGCAAAGAGCAGAAAGCCAAGAAGAGACAA agacaacaaaagcaaagacagCTACTCGGACGGCTCCAGGATCTTTTGTTGGGTCCCAAGGCCGACGAACAGACAACATGTGAAGTGTTGGACTACTTTCTGCGTCGCCTTAGCTCTTCTCAGGTGGCATCGAGAGTGCTAGCCATGAAG gGTTTGTCATTGGTGCTCAGTGAAGGAGGCttgaaagatggagaggagcgCGACCAGCCCATGGAGGAAGACTCTGCAGATGCTGAGCTCTTGCCAGGGTATCAGTGGCTGCTCCAAGACCTCCCAAAGCTCCCGTTGTTTGACAGCGTCCGAGGCATGACGTCCACCGCTCTGCAGCAG GCTATTCACATGGAGACAGATCCGCAGACGATCAGCGCTTATCTCATCTacctatcccagcatgcaccagTGGAGGAGCAAGCTTCTCATAATGACCTGGCCCTG GATGTTGCCCGGCTAATCGTGGAGCGCTCCACCATCATGAACAGCCTGTTCTGCAAACACTCCTGCAGGCCCGAGTCCGACGCTGTGCTCAGTGCTTTCCTCACCATCTTCTCGACGTACatcaggaggatgaggaagaccAAAGAGGGAGAGGATCTTTACAGCTGG tcAGAATCTCAGGACCAAGTGTTTCTGCGTTGGACAACAGGAGAGACTGCTACGATGCACATTCTCGTCGTCCATGCCATGGTTATCCTGCTGACTCTGGGGCCACCCAAAG GAGAGAGTGATTTCTACAATCTCTTGGACATTTGGTTTCCCGACAAGAAGCCTCTCCCCACTGCCTTCCTGGTCGACACCTCAGAAGAGGCCCTTCTGCTTCCCGATTGGTTGAAACTGAGGATGATCCGATCAGAGGTTGCTCGATTGGTTGATGCAG CTTTACAAGACCTGGAGccccagcagctgctgctgtttgtacaGTCCTTTGGCATTCCAGTATCCAGCATGAGTAAACTGCTGCAGTACCTGGACCAGGCCGTCTCTCATGATCCACAGTCGCTGGAAGAGAACATCATGGATAAGC ACTACATGGCCCACCTGGTTGAAGTGCAGCATGAGCGAGGTGCCACTGGGGGGCACACTTTCCATTCATTACTgagctcctctcttcctccagaTAGAG ATTCTGCTGAAACAAGTAAGGCCAAAGTTACCGTGGAAACGCCCCACAGCTCTGTGAAGATGAGAGCAGCCAGTCAGCTTCCTGCAGTCGGGCCTGATGATGATCTCACCGGCATGTTGCTTCAG ATATTCCCCTTAAAGGTGGACCCTCGCTGGCCTGGCCCTCCTCCCAGCCAGCTCTCTCTGGCTTTACAGCAGGCCCTGGCTAAAGAGCTGATGCGGGCCAAGCAAGGCCAGATTCAGCAGGGTGGGTTAGCATTTCGGCTACTGCAGGCTATTGCAGCCCTGCTCACCTCTGCTCATGCAGGGCCTATTATCATGTCAATGCACCGCAGCCATgccctctcctgtcctctcatGCGCCAGCTTCACCTCTACCAG CGTCTCGTGTCCCAGGACATGGCTTTCTCCTCGCTATTCCTCAAGGTCATTGTTGAGATGTTAATCTGGTTAGACAACCCACCTGTGGAGGCAGGACCACTGAAGACTCTGCTCAGATCCTTCGCTGGTCAGAACTCTCAAAAACTCAGACACAATGATG TGCGTACAGGTTTCCTCCACCTGGCTGAGGCTTTGGCTTATCACAGAGATACCGAAGTGCCACTGAGAGCCATCATTGCAATGCTGAAAGCTGGAGACAGATGTAATGCAGAACCCGAGCTCATTGGAAAAG TGTTACAGGGGCTGATGGAGGTGAGGTCACCGTATTTGGAGGAGCTGCTGTCTCTGTTGATGACTGTTGGTACGCAGAACGGCACAGCTGGCCCCGTTGCCACGGTGATTTCCCTGCTGCTTCAGGAAAGTGAGGAGCGTGCTGTGAAAAAGGAAGTGGATTCTAACAA CAGCTCCGAGGTGACAAAGTCCGGACTAAACTCTGGGCTGCTGGTTGATTGGCTGGAGCATCTCGACCCTGAGGTCACTTCTGTGTGTCCAGACCTTCAGCAGAAACTGCTGTTCGCCCTCAACAAG GCGCGAGGAACTCCTGCCTACAGACCTTATCTCTTGGCCTTACTGACGCATCAGTCAAACTGGTCCACCCTCCTGCAGTGCATCAGTGCTCTTCTCAACAAGCGCAGAGACTACAA gCTTGACCCATCATCAGCTCTGGATTTCTTGTGGGCGTGCAGCCACATCCCACGCATCTGGCAAGGACGCGACCAGAAGATCAGCCAA AAGAAAACTGAGAAGTTTGTGCTCCGGCTTAGCTCGGAGGAGCTCATCAGCCTGGTCGACCTGATCTTGTCAGAGTCAGAGCTCAACAGTCGCGACTCACCCCACGATGACAAGAGCAGCTTGGACCAGGCGTCCTGCTCCCTCATCCAGTCCAGGCTGCCCCTCCTTCACTCCTACTGCAACGGAGCTCTAGAAAACATCAAGAAAGTCTCAGAGTATCTCATCAACTGCACAAAGAAATGGGAGGACAG TGCGATGAGCAAGCGGTGCCAGAACTTGCTGCTGCAGATCTACCTGCACTTCCCTGAGGTCATTCAGCACATTACCCTGCCTGAAGGCACCTTCAGGAGTGGGGGGGCTGCATACGGCAGCAGCTGCAAG CTTGATGTCCTGGTGCATCGCCTCGTCACACTGCTGGCTGATATCGGAGACTCAAAGTCTACAGAGAGCCGTGTGTCTGATGCGAACCTCGCCTGTCGGAAGATGGCTGTGTCGCACCCTGTCCTTTTGCTCAG aCACCTGCCTATGATTGCAGGTCTCTTGCACGGTCGCATGCACCTGAACATGCAGGAGTTTCGACAGCAAAACCACATGACCTTCTTCAGCAATGTGCTTGCCATCCTGGAGCTACTGCAGCCTCTTGTTTTCCACAGcgaccaccagagggcgcttCAGGACTGCCTTCTGTCCTTCATGAAGGTCCTTCAG AACTTTCAGAGGACTCGCTCTCCGTTGGTCTTCATCAACAAGTTTTTGCAGTTTACACAGAAGTACATCACCCACGATGCAGCAGCTGCCATTCCCTATCTACAGAAGCACTCTTACATCTTGCA GGTTTTGTGTGCAGAAAACCCAGACCTGGTTCAACTAAAATCTCTGCTTGCTGGACTCACTTTGCCTGTGAAAAGTTCTTCTGCAGAGGTTGACGCAGACGAGAGAGAAG ACGATGTGGCCACTGGTTCCCTGCCCCTCGTCAACATATCTGCCTCTGTTTCACTGAGTGCAGCCGACATGACAATGTACCTGAAAAAGATGTCACGAGGAGAAGCAGTCGAGG ATGTGTTGGAAGTGTTGACAGAGGTGGATGACAAGTCAAGGAGGAGCCCAGAGATCATACAGTACTTCATT AACGATCTGCAGAGACTCATGGCGTCGTCCGAGGAGCTTTGTCGTAACATGGCCTTCAGTCTGGCTCTGCGCTGCATCCAGAATAATCCCTG cctgGCAACAGACTTCCTGCCTACATTCATGTACTGTATGGGCAGCGGCAACTTCGACGTTGTGCAGACTGCTCTCAGGAATCTTCCAGAATACGTGCTTCTCTGTCAAG aACACGCAGACATCCTGCTCCACAAGGCGTTTTTAGTGGGTATCTACGGACAAATCGACACCAGTTCAATGATCGCGGAGTCCATGAAGGTCCTTCACATGGAGGCAACGTAA